Proteins encoded by one window of Lathyrus oleraceus cultivar Zhongwan6 chromosome 1, CAAS_Psat_ZW6_1.0, whole genome shotgun sequence:
- the LOC127100549 gene encoding uncharacterized protein LOC127100549 — protein MARNGMGATSQRLLYISPLAEFILQTEAPGGMKVPKYTKFGGESELSSIKRRFAESIDDYLNRFKSLKAMCFTQVPEHELVQMAARGLDYSIRKKIDPTFVKSMSQLADRVRHLERLRLEKVRHNKAKKEKVMFVDYDATDPIYEADYASSTELEIDVAELKPGSAYECQSLLPTQGKIPIENNPKFPSKTYTFDMTKCEEIFDLCGVVTDKVVAENFQKLQLGKSKRSGLNRERQNERVPKKAVESAQARPRSFVPPKSVPRGTWVKPQGKQETPQGVAAAR, from the exons atggctaggAATGGTATGGGTGCCACATCGCAAAGGCTATTATATATCTCCCCGTTGGCTGAATTTATTCTCCAAACCGAGGCACCTGGGGGAATGAAAGTGCCTAAGTACACTAAGTTTGGGGGAGAATCTG aattgtctagtattaagagaaggtttgctgagagTATCGATGATTATCTGAATAGATTCAAATCATTAAAGGCCATGTGCTTTACGCAAGTACCAGAACATGAACTTGTTCAAATGGCTGCTAGGgggttagattattccattaggaagaaaatagacccaACTTTTGTGAAGAGTATGTCACAATTGGCTGATAGAGTTAGACATCTCGAACGACTAAGGTTAGAAAAGGTTAGACACAATAAGGCTAAGAAAGAAAAAGTAATGTTCGTCGACTATGACGCGACGGATCCAATATATGAGGCTGATTATGCCTCATCGACTGAATTAGAAATTGACGTGGCTGAGTTAAAGCCAGGATCCGCCTATGAGTGTCAATCATTACTTCCTACGCAAGGGAAAATTCCTATCGAAAACAATCCAAAATTCCCTTCGAAAACTTATACATTTGATAtgacaaagtgtgaggaaatttttgattt ATGTGGTGTTGTCACCGACAAAGTAGTTGCTGAAAATTTCCAGAAGCTACAATTGGGCAAAAGCAAAAGAAGTGGGCTAAATAGAGAGCGCCAGAATGAAAGAGTCCCAAAGAAGGCTGTGGAAAGTGCTCAGGCGAGGCCTAGGAGCTTCGTACCACCGAAAAGTGTTCCTAGAGGCACCTGGGTCAAGCCTCAGGGAAAACAAGAAACCCCACAAGGGGTTGCTGCTGCTAGATGA